The nucleotide window GTCAGCTAACAGCCCTTACTCCCTACAGCTGACTCAATAAACATCAAACTTCCCATTCAACCTCAAATCCCTCGAACTAGCACCCACTACCACCCCAAAGCTGCCACTAGGCACCACCCAATTCTGGCTGCCCGTATCCCAATAACTCAAATCCCTCCTCCGCAAAATGAACGTAGCTGTCTTGCTCTCCCCGGGCGCCAGCTTCAGCTTTGCAAACCCTCTGAGCTGTTTCGGCGGGCTCGACGGCGCGGAAGAGGGCAAGGTGATGTATAGCTGGGGTGCCTCGGCGCCCTGCACACCACCCGTGTTTTTGACGACGGCAGTGACGGTTGCCACGGTTTCCCAGAGGTCGGCGCGGCCGCCAGGGATGGTGTCACCCGAGGCGGGaccggaggaggcggtggaggtgatggagagggaggagtagGTGAAGTTCGTGTAGGCTGCATATTTTGAGGTACAGAAGAGGTGAGTAAACTGTTGTCTACCTACTACGGAAGGGGGAAGGGAGAAACTTACAAAGACCGAAACCGAACTCATACCGGGGAGCGATACCGTTCTTGTCAAAGTGGCGGTAATCGATGAACAGACCCTCAGTGAACAGATCCGTCCCTCCCCTTTGCACGGCAGTGCCGTAGTCGCTTTCGCTCTTGGCGATAGTATACGGCAGCTTACCCGAGGGAGAGACCAAGCCGTATAGGACATCGACAAGGGCGTTGCCGTTCTCTTGGCTGGGGAGACCGGCCCACACGACCGCCTTGACGCCCGGCTGCGCGAGGATAGTCTCCAGAATGATGGGGCCGGTACTGTGGACGACGACAATGGTGTTCTTGTTGGCTTGAGCCACGGCTTGGACTAGCTGGTTGCCGTTGTGCCAGGGATCGAGGTTGGGACGGTCGCCGGTCACGCCCTCGACCGTGATGTAGCCTTCGCCGGAATCGGCTGTGATGAAGACTAGTGCCGCGTCGGCTCCGGAGGCAGCGTTGGCTACGCCGCTGGTGCTGTCAGAGCTGAGTAGGTTGACAGTTGTTCCGTCGGACTGAGCCCGCGTCTTGAGAGCATCATAGGGTGCTACGAAGTAGGGGTAATCGGCCGTGCCGGAGCCCCAACCCATGCCGAGCGCACCGGTGTTGCATCCTCGATCGGTGCAGGCGTTCCTTCCCGCAGGGTTGACAACGGACGATGACCCAATGATTGCCAGCTTGCTAGGCTTCTTGAGCGGGAGGATGTTATCGTCGTTCTTCAGCAGAACAATGCCGTCTCTTGCCACTGCGCGAACGTTCTCCTTGTGGTTTCCTTGAACATTGGCCTTGAGGTTAGTCGCAGGGTAGCCTGAGTTTTGCTCGAGTAAATACCACGATGCGAGAATGCGCTTGGCCATGTCGTCCAGTCTTGCTTTGGAGACCTGGCCATTGTTGACGGCGGTGTTGAGCTGTGGTCCCCACAGGATCGTCTTGCCATTAAAGTCACTGCCTGGCATCGTCATATCCATACCACTGTTTGCAGCGCCGTTCGTGGTGTGCTGGGCGTTCCAATCACTCATGACATATCCTTTGAAGCCTAGCTCTTTCTTGAGAAGGCCATTCTGGATTTTGTCATTCTCACATGCCCACGTACCGTTGACCTAGACGCACGTCAGCCATTCAGATCCATCAGGTTACATACAAGAAGGCATTGATGAGCATACCTTGTTGTAGCTGCACATCACACTTGCAACATTTGAGTGTACGGCATCGGCAAAAGGGAAGAGGTATAGTTCATGCATGGTGCGGTCGTCGACGACACTGCTGATAGTATCGCGGTTTGTCTCCTGTTCGTTGAGAATGAAGTGCTTGGCGCAAGCTTGTACACCATTGCTCTGGATCCCTTCAATTGTTTCGCTCATGGCAATACCTGTGAGGTAGGGATCCGGACCAAAGCCCTCCCAGTTACGTCCACCATTGGGGATCTTGCCAAGCGCTCCGGCCACGGGTCCAAGAAGGACATGTACGCCAACCCCTCTGGCTTCTGCACCGAGGTAGACGCCGCGCTGTCGAATCAGTTCGACGTCCCATGTTGAAGCCGCCTGGATACCAGGCGTGAACGCGGTGACACTTCCTCCAAACCGAATGCCGAGAGGGCCGTCTTGTAAACAGAGCTGGGGATAACCGATTGATGCAATAGCTGGGGTGTTGCCAACACATGGGCCCTTATTCCAGCCGACTCCGGTGACGATGTTGACCTTGTCTTGCTGTGAAAGCTTGGAGAGAGCAGTGCTTGCCTGAGAATAGGCTGCGT belongs to Neurospora crassa OR74A linkage group IV, whole genome shotgun sequence and includes:
- the gh3-4 gene encoding beta-D-glucoside glucohydrolase, with translation MHLRIFAVLAATSLAWAETSEKQARQAGSGFAAWDAAYSQASTALSKLSQQDKVNIVTGVGWNKGPCVGNTPAIASIGYPQLCLQDGPLGIRFGGSVTAFTPGIQAASTWDVELIRQRGVYLGAEARGVGVHVLLGPVAGALGKIPNGGRNWEGFGPDPYLTGIAMSETIEGIQSNGVQACAKHFILNEQETNRDTISSVVDDRTMHELYLFPFADAVHSNVASVMCSYNKVNGTWACENDKIQNGLLKKELGFKGYVMSDWNAQHTTNGAANSGMDMTMPGSDFNGKTILWGPQLNTAVNNGQVSKARLDDMAKRILASWYLLEQNSGYPATNLKANVQGNHKENVRAVARDGIVLLKNDDNILPLKKPSKLAIIGSSSVVNPAGRNACTDRGCNTGALGMGWGSGTADYPYFVAPYDALKTRAQSDGTTVNLLSSDSTSGVANAASGADAALVFITADSGEGYITVEGVTGDRPNLDPWHNGNQLVQAVAQANKNTIVVVHSTGPIILETILAQPGVKAVVWAGLPSQENGNALVDVLYGLVSPSGKLPYTIAKSESDYGTAVQRGGTDLFTEGLFIDYRHFDKNGIAPRYEFGFGLSYTNFTYSSLSITSTASSGPASGDTIPGGRADLWETVATVTAVVKNTGGVQGAEAPQLYITLPSSAPSSPPKQLRGFAKLKLAPGESKTATFILRRRDLSYWDTGSQNWVVPSGSFGVVVGASSRDLRLNGKFDVY